CGGAGTGATAACCATTAAAACTGCAGCTATCGGAACGGTAACGGTGAATACGTGTCTTTCTAACCGAAACCCTCCTCGGTCCGGGGATTGGGCAACCATCAATGTTGCCGTACAGCTCGGCAACACTAACCCCTCGGGCTGCAGTGGCCTTCTAAACCTGGCCCTAAGTCTCAAGCGAGAGGGAGAAGGCGCCCCGTACACAGCTGTTTTGGAGCTTCCCTCGACTGGAGGACTAGGTCTCGACACTCCAATCAAATTGACCGTCAATTTGTTTGGCATATCTCGACCCGACCCACAATCGGTGCCCCCAGCTCCAGGAAACACCGAGATATTAAAGAACCCCGCGACGCCAGGAATTTATGAGTGGAAGCTTACGGTTCAAGACGCTTCCGGGCGCGTCAAGGTCCTTACCCAACCCCAGCGCATCGATCAACCACCGCCCAAACCGAACGAGGCAGGAAAAAAGGTGATTAGATGGGCAGCGATTGCGGGTGGAGCGATCATAGCGCTACTGCTCATCGCTCTCATCGTCTTTATGGCCAGAAGAAAAGCCCGCAAAATCTTTGAAGAGGTCGCATCCGAACAAGCCGAGCTAGAAAGCTTGGATTATTTCGAAGGAACGCCCACCGCGGAAGAGGATCGGGCCGAAGTAGCCATAAAAGGGAGATACTCATCCCAAAGTGAGGAAGCGCGCTTCGACCACCGCTAAGAAAGCACATAGGTAAGCAGACTCGGCCATGTGCAGGACGAGTGTTTCCCTAGTGATCTAGAGCTGAATGGGATCTTGAGGCATACTTTGGCTTCGACTCACAGCTGAACAAAGACCGATTTCACCTGAGTGTACAGATCAATTGAGTACTTTCCGAGCTCTCGGCCAAATCCAGACTGTTTGTATCCTCCGAAACTAACAGCTAAATCGGTCACGTTGTAGGTATTGATCCATACAGTGCCTGCACGTATGGCCCGAGCCAGACGGTGGGCTTTTTTAATGTCGTTCGTCCAAACTGCCGCCGCTAATCCGTAGATCACGTCGTTAGCGAGTCGGATTGCATCTTCGCTCCCCTTGAACGGTATGACAGACAGAACAGGACCAAAAATCTCCTCCTGGGCAATGGTCATTCTGTTGTCGACCTCATCAAAGATTGTCGGTTCGACAAAGTAACCTGGAGGAATCGAGGGATCTTTGGGCTTGCCGCCACCTCGCACTAGTCGTGCGCCTTCCTCCTTCCCTTTTTCAATAAATCCGGTCACCCGCTCATACTGCTCTTTGGAGACCACTGGTCCCATGGTCGTCCCCGGATCTAGACCATGTCCCAGCTTGAACTGGGAGACAGCGTTTTCAAGCCTTTCGAGTAAGGCATCGTGGATGGATTCTTGTACCAGAAGGCGAGAGCCCGCTGTGCATATCTGGCCAGCATTGGCGAATATCCCCCACAGACATGCCTGCGCCGCGGCGTCCAAGTCAGAGTCGGCGAGAACGATGTTAGGAGACTTCCCACCCAACTCGAGACTCACCCTCTTGAGAGTCTGGGCTGCGCTACACATAATCTGCCGCCCTACCTCCGTAGATCCCGTGAAGGCGATCTTGTCAACTTCGGGATGCTCGACTATCGCCGCACCAGTAGACCCGGGTCCGGTTACCACATTTACTACACCCTTTGGCAGTCCAGCCTCGCTACAAAGCTCGGCCAGACGAAGTGCGGTCAACGGGGTTTGCTCTGCGGGCTTGAGAACTACTGTGTTACCGAACGCTATAGCGGGGGCAATTTTCCAAGCAGCCATTACAGCTGGAAAGTTCCATGGGATGATCTGACCGCACACACCTACAGGCTCGCGGAGCGTGTAACTAAACATGTTCGCTGCAGTGGGATTTGTGTCCCCGTAAATCTTGTTTGCCCAGCCAGCGTAGTATCGAAATGTTTCCGCAACTGCTACCATCTCGCCCGTTGCTTGTGCCAAGGGCTTTCCGTTGTCCAGTGTCTCCAGCTCGGCAAGCTCCTGGCGATGCTCGTCGATCAGGGTGGCGATCTTTAGCAGTACACGCGCACGCTTGTGCGGACTCAAATCGGACCAACGCCCATCGTCAAAAGAGCGGCGCGCGGCTTTGACAGCTCGATCGACATCTTCGGCACCTGCCTCAGAAACTTCGCACAAAACCTCTCCTGTTGCCGGATCGATTGTGGAGAAAGTCTTCCCCGAGATAGAGTCGACCCATTCGCCGTCTATAAAGAGCCGCTTTTTAGTCGAGATGAACTCTCTTGCAGGACCAGAAATTCGCTCTTTCACCATTGACGTGGCCATAAGTACTCCTTCGGCTTCTAGCAAATTGAAATCGTAGGCACTAGTCGCTTGGAGCCCCCAAACAAAAAATCGCCTTCTTATCTCTTGCCCGATCAGGAACTGATCCCACTACGAGCTTCCTAGAGGCGCATCTTTGGACCCATGGCGCTGGCCCGGAAGCTCTCCCGTTACCATGTAGCGAACGCGCTCACCAATATTCACGGCATGGTCGGCGATTCTCTCAAAAAACCTCCCAATTAGAGCAACCCTAATGGCTACTTCGGTTTCCTCATCCGGGGTCTTTACGATATCCCTCAACAGATCTCGTTGGAAGTCGTCTATCACATCGTCCATCTGTTCCAAAGCTGAAGCCTTCCCCACATTCATCCCCTCGAACGCCTCTATTGCTTGGTCGAACATAGTTTTTGACTGCTTTCCCATAGCTAGAATCGTTCCGCGGAGCCGCTCCGAGATGCGGTGAGGATACACCTGCTTTCCTGCTTTGGCTATGTTTACAATTAGGTCTCCAGTGCGCTCCACCTCGTGATTGATTCGAAGCAATGACACTAAAAAACGAAGATCCGAGGCCATCGGTTGCTGGGTTGCCAATATCTGATAGACGCGATTCTCGATAGCAGCACTGCGTCGATCAATGTCGGAGTCTGCCTCGATCAGCTCGTCATATACCTCAAGCTGTCCCTCTACCAATGCCTCTGTACATCTCGCTAACCCGCCGGAGACGCGCCTGGCTATCTCCGACAGCTCTTCTCGTAGCAAGTCAAGCTCTTGATGATAGCTGGGTCTCGTGTCTTTTTTGTTCGTGACCAACTTCGTGACCATTCAGATCGGCTTTGGCAAGCAAGATAGCACGGAAGCGAAGATAGTTAGCTGGGAATGCGTTTTATTTATAGCGGTGACCGAGCGGCGGTGAACCCGTCTAAAATTGATTCTGGTCGATCTGCTTCGTTTTGCTCCATAAGAAAACTTTGTCCCGGTCACCATCTAGGGGAGTAAACACGAACTATTTAGCTGGCTGGAAA
This genomic interval from Acidimicrobiia bacterium contains the following:
- a CDS encoding betaine-aldehyde dehydrogenase, which produces MVKERISGPAREFISTKKRLFIDGEWVDSISGKTFSTIDPATGEVLCEVSEAGAEDVDRAVKAARRSFDDGRWSDLSPHKRARVLLKIATLIDEHRQELAELETLDNGKPLAQATGEMVAVAETFRYYAGWANKIYGDTNPTAANMFSYTLREPVGVCGQIIPWNFPAVMAAWKIAPAIAFGNTVVLKPAEQTPLTALRLAELCSEAGLPKGVVNVVTGPGSTGAAIVEHPEVDKIAFTGSTEVGRQIMCSAAQTLKRVSLELGGKSPNIVLADSDLDAAAQACLWGIFANAGQICTAGSRLLVQESIHDALLERLENAVSQFKLGHGLDPGTTMGPVVSKEQYERVTGFIEKGKEEGARLVRGGGKPKDPSIPPGYFVEPTIFDEVDNRMTIAQEEIFGPVLSVIPFKGSEDAIRLANDVIYGLAAAVWTNDIKKAHRLARAIRAGTVWINTYNVTDLAVSFGGYKQSGFGRELGKYSIDLYTQVKSVFVQL
- the phoU gene encoding phosphate transport system regulatory protein PhoU, whose protein sequence is MVTKLVTNKKDTRPSYHQELDLLREELSEIARRVSGGLARCTEALVEGQLEVYDELIEADSDIDRRSAAIENRVYQILATQQPMASDLRFLVSLLRINHEVERTGDLIVNIAKAGKQVYPHRISERLRGTILAMGKQSKTMFDQAIEAFEGMNVGKASALEQMDDVIDDFQRDLLRDIVKTPDEETEVAIRVALIGRFFERIADHAVNIGERVRYMVTGELPGQRHGSKDAPLGSS